From a single Phalacrocorax aristotelis chromosome 1, bGulAri2.1, whole genome shotgun sequence genomic region:
- the KCTD17 gene encoding BTB/POZ domain-containing protein KCTD17 isoform X3 — protein MRMAGGEEMQGAVGLRCTWEIPPPAGTQAKWVRLNVGGTVFLTTRQTLCREQKSFLCRLCQGEELQSDRDETGAYLIDRDPTYFGPILNFLRHGKLVLDKDMAEEGVLEEAEFYNIGPLIRIIKDRLEEKDYTVTQVPPKHVYRVLQCQEEELTQMVSTMSDGWRFEQLVNIGSSYNYGNEDQTEFLCVVSKELYSSPNGLSSEPSHKAKDEEETGTLPGYREHTST, from the exons ATGAGGATGGCGGGCGGGGAGGAGATGCAGGGCGCCGTAGGGCTACGCTGCACCTGGGAGATCCCGCCACCCGCTGGCACCCAGGCCAAGTGGGTGAGGCTCAATGTGGGGGGCACCGTCTTCCTCACCACCAGGCAGACCCTGTGTCGGGAGCAGAAATCTTTCCTGTGTCGCTTGTGCCAGGGCGAGGAGCTGCAGTCGGACCGG GATGAGACTGGTGCGTACCTAATAGACCGGGACCCCACTTACTTTGGACCCATCCTGAATTTCCTCCGTCATGGGAAACTGGTCCTGGATAAAGATATGGCTGAAGAGG GGGTCCTAGAAGAAGCTGAGTTCTATAATATTGGTCCTTTAATCAGAATAATCAAGGACCGACTGGAGGAGAAGGACTACACAGTAACTCAG GTGCCTCCTAAGCATGTCTACCGCGTGCTACAGTGCCAAGAAGAGGAGCTCACTCAGATGGTTTCTACTATGTCAGATGGATGGCGCTTTGAGCAG CTTGTGAACATTGGCTCATCCTATAACTATGGGAATGAGGATCAGACAGAGTTCCTGTGCGTGGTCTCCAAAGAGCTGTACAGTTCCCCCAATGGCCTGAGCTCTGAGCCCAGCCACAAAGCCAAG GATGAAGAGGAGACAGGCACGCTGCCTGGGTACCGGGAGCACACTAGCACGTGA
- the KCTD17 gene encoding BTB/POZ domain-containing protein KCTD17 isoform X5 produces MRMAGGEEMQGAVGLRCTWEIPPPAGTQAKWVRLNVGGTVFLTTRQTLCREQKSFLCRLCQGEELQSDRDETGAYLIDRDPTYFGPILNFLRHGKLVLDKDMAEEGVLEEAEFYNIGPLIRIIKDRLEEKDYTVTQVPPKHVYRVLQCQEEELTQMVSTMSDGWRFEQLVNIGSSYNYGNEDQTEFLCVVSKELYSSPNGLSSEPSHKAKLLQARGLRM; encoded by the exons ATGAGGATGGCGGGCGGGGAGGAGATGCAGGGCGCCGTAGGGCTACGCTGCACCTGGGAGATCCCGCCACCCGCTGGCACCCAGGCCAAGTGGGTGAGGCTCAATGTGGGGGGCACCGTCTTCCTCACCACCAGGCAGACCCTGTGTCGGGAGCAGAAATCTTTCCTGTGTCGCTTGTGCCAGGGCGAGGAGCTGCAGTCGGACCGG GATGAGACTGGTGCGTACCTAATAGACCGGGACCCCACTTACTTTGGACCCATCCTGAATTTCCTCCGTCATGGGAAACTGGTCCTGGATAAAGATATGGCTGAAGAGG GGGTCCTAGAAGAAGCTGAGTTCTATAATATTGGTCCTTTAATCAGAATAATCAAGGACCGACTGGAGGAGAAGGACTACACAGTAACTCAG GTGCCTCCTAAGCATGTCTACCGCGTGCTACAGTGCCAAGAAGAGGAGCTCACTCAGATGGTTTCTACTATGTCAGATGGATGGCGCTTTGAGCAG CTTGTGAACATTGGCTCATCCTATAACTATGGGAATGAGGATCAGACAGAGTTCCTGTGCGTGGTCTCCAAAGAGCTGTACAGTTCCCCCAATGGCCTGAGCTCTGAGCCCAGCCACAAAGCCAAG CTGTTACAAGCCAGAGGTCTGAGGATGTGA
- the KCTD17 gene encoding BTB/POZ domain-containing protein KCTD17 isoform X1 translates to MRMAGGEEMQGAVGLRCTWEIPPPAGTQAKWVRLNVGGTVFLTTRQTLCREQKSFLCRLCQGEELQSDRDETGAYLIDRDPTYFGPILNFLRHGKLVLDKDMAEEGVLEEAEFYNIGPLIRIIKDRLEEKDYTVTQVPPKHVYRVLQCQEEELTQMVSTMSDGWRFEQLVNIGSSYNYGNEDQTEFLCVVSKELYSSPNGLSSEPSHKAKCMAAPRPTVTLPSPLHSSHAAIHFYKLTLEV, encoded by the exons ATGAGGATGGCGGGCGGGGAGGAGATGCAGGGCGCCGTAGGGCTACGCTGCACCTGGGAGATCCCGCCACCCGCTGGCACCCAGGCCAAGTGGGTGAGGCTCAATGTGGGGGGCACCGTCTTCCTCACCACCAGGCAGACCCTGTGTCGGGAGCAGAAATCTTTCCTGTGTCGCTTGTGCCAGGGCGAGGAGCTGCAGTCGGACCGG GATGAGACTGGTGCGTACCTAATAGACCGGGACCCCACTTACTTTGGACCCATCCTGAATTTCCTCCGTCATGGGAAACTGGTCCTGGATAAAGATATGGCTGAAGAGG GGGTCCTAGAAGAAGCTGAGTTCTATAATATTGGTCCTTTAATCAGAATAATCAAGGACCGACTGGAGGAGAAGGACTACACAGTAACTCAG GTGCCTCCTAAGCATGTCTACCGCGTGCTACAGTGCCAAGAAGAGGAGCTCACTCAGATGGTTTCTACTATGTCAGATGGATGGCGCTTTGAGCAG CTTGTGAACATTGGCTCATCCTATAACTATGGGAATGAGGATCAGACAGAGTTCCTGTGCGTGGTCTCCAAAGAGCTGTACAGTTCCCCCAATGGCCTGAGCTCTGAGCCCAGCCACAAAGCCAAG TGTATGGCAGCCCCTCGCCCCACAGTGACACTCCCCAGCCCCCTTCATTCTTCACATGCAGCCATTCATTTTTACAAACTCACTTTGGAGGTCTGA
- the KCTD17 gene encoding BTB/POZ domain-containing protein KCTD17 isoform X4 — MRMAGGEEMQGAVGLRCTWEIPPPAGTQAKWVRLNVGGTVFLTTRQTLCREQKSFLCRLCQGEELQSDRDETGAYLIDRDPTYFGPILNFLRHGKLVLDKDMAEEGVLEEAEFYNIGPLIRIIKDRLEEKDYTVTQVPPKHVYRVLQCQEEELTQMVSTMSDGWRFEQLVNIGSSYNYGNEDQTEFLCVVSKELYSSPNGLSSEPSHKAKVRYLSALTAPTSLSSA, encoded by the exons ATGAGGATGGCGGGCGGGGAGGAGATGCAGGGCGCCGTAGGGCTACGCTGCACCTGGGAGATCCCGCCACCCGCTGGCACCCAGGCCAAGTGGGTGAGGCTCAATGTGGGGGGCACCGTCTTCCTCACCACCAGGCAGACCCTGTGTCGGGAGCAGAAATCTTTCCTGTGTCGCTTGTGCCAGGGCGAGGAGCTGCAGTCGGACCGG GATGAGACTGGTGCGTACCTAATAGACCGGGACCCCACTTACTTTGGACCCATCCTGAATTTCCTCCGTCATGGGAAACTGGTCCTGGATAAAGATATGGCTGAAGAGG GGGTCCTAGAAGAAGCTGAGTTCTATAATATTGGTCCTTTAATCAGAATAATCAAGGACCGACTGGAGGAGAAGGACTACACAGTAACTCAG GTGCCTCCTAAGCATGTCTACCGCGTGCTACAGTGCCAAGAAGAGGAGCTCACTCAGATGGTTTCTACTATGTCAGATGGATGGCGCTTTGAGCAG CTTGTGAACATTGGCTCATCCTATAACTATGGGAATGAGGATCAGACAGAGTTCCTGTGCGTGGTCTCCAAAGAGCTGTACAGTTCCCCCAATGGCCTGAGCTCTGAGCCCAGCCACAAAGCCAAG gtgCGTTACCTGTCTGCACTCACAGCTCCCACCAGCCTGAGCTCTGCATGA
- the KCTD17 gene encoding BTB/POZ domain-containing protein KCTD17 isoform X2, producing MRMAGGEEMQGAVGLRCTWEIPPPAGTQAKWVRLNVGGTVFLTTRQTLCREQKSFLCRLCQGEELQSDRDETGAYLIDRDPTYFGPILNFLRHGKLVLDKDMAEEGVLEEAEFYNIGPLIRIIKDRLEEKDYTVTQVPPKHVYRVLQCQEEELTQMVSTMSDGWRFEQLVNIGSSYNYGNEDQTEFLCVVSKELYSSPNGLSSEPSHKAKSTEEDLEEEEQEAEAEAEAEEKGAASP from the exons ATGAGGATGGCGGGCGGGGAGGAGATGCAGGGCGCCGTAGGGCTACGCTGCACCTGGGAGATCCCGCCACCCGCTGGCACCCAGGCCAAGTGGGTGAGGCTCAATGTGGGGGGCACCGTCTTCCTCACCACCAGGCAGACCCTGTGTCGGGAGCAGAAATCTTTCCTGTGTCGCTTGTGCCAGGGCGAGGAGCTGCAGTCGGACCGG GATGAGACTGGTGCGTACCTAATAGACCGGGACCCCACTTACTTTGGACCCATCCTGAATTTCCTCCGTCATGGGAAACTGGTCCTGGATAAAGATATGGCTGAAGAGG GGGTCCTAGAAGAAGCTGAGTTCTATAATATTGGTCCTTTAATCAGAATAATCAAGGACCGACTGGAGGAGAAGGACTACACAGTAACTCAG GTGCCTCCTAAGCATGTCTACCGCGTGCTACAGTGCCAAGAAGAGGAGCTCACTCAGATGGTTTCTACTATGTCAGATGGATGGCGCTTTGAGCAG CTTGTGAACATTGGCTCATCCTATAACTATGGGAATGAGGATCAGACAGAGTTCCTGTGCGTGGTCTCCAAAGAGCTGTACAGTTCCCCCAATGGCCTGAGCTCTGAGCCCAGCCACAAAGCCAAG AGCACAGAGGAGGacctggaggaggaagagcaggaggcagaggcagaagcagaagcagaggagaaaggtgCAGCAAGTCCTTGa